CCAAGCTGGGAGCGCGGCACAGAGCGCAAGGCAACGATGTCGGTTCGTTTGTCGAACCAGAATAAAGGTATGAAGTCTCGCTCGGTTGAGCGCGCATTTGGTGGCGGTGGTTTCAACGCTGATTATAACTCAACGAAGGAACCCTTCACGTTTACACCTCCAGCCGATGCTACACGGGTAGAGATTGTAACCATCATCAGCGGCCATGGTCAGACCGAAGCGGATAATTGCGCTGAATGGTGCAATCACGAGCATTACTTCACAGTCAATGAGTCTAGCACGCAACACGAAGTGACTTATACCGACATTGGAAACCCCTTCGGATGTGCTGCTCGCGCTGGTGAGGGAGCAGTCCCTGGCCAAGGGGGTAATTGGTCTCAAAGCCGTGCTGGGTGGTGCCCAGGGCTGCCAGTGGAGACCGTCCGCTTTGATATTACCAACGAAGTCACACTGGGAGCTGAAAATGTACTTAATTATTCAGCGAGCTTTAATGGCAATACGCCTGCAGGTGGTGACATCTCTAAGAATACTTACATTGTTTGGTATCAAGACTAAGTAACTGTTTTCAGTAGTTTGAAGGCGCGAATCAGCTTAGGTTGGTTCGCGCCTTTTCTTTTTTTTGGCAACTGTGTAGATTCGAGCCTGCAGTGAGTTTCTTGATAAGCGCTACTAAGGAATAGACCACGGTGAACGAGCCGAAGAGGATAGTCTGGTGACGAGCGAAGAACACTACGATGTTGTAATTGTGGGTGCAGGGTTATCGGGCATTGGTGCAGCGGTACATCTAAAGAAAAATTGCCCAGACCGCTCGTTCACGATTCTAGAGGGCCGCAGCAATCCGGGCGGTACTTGGGATCTCTTCCGGTATCCCGGTGTTCGTTCAGACAGTGATATGCATACCTTAGGTTATCATTTTAAACCTTGGCGAGCTTCTAAATCCATTGCCGATGGCAAAGCAATTCTGGAATACATCAAGGAAACAGCAACCGAGTACAATCTTAACCAGCATGTGAAATATGACCACAAGGTACTTAAGGCAAAGTGGTCCAGCGCTGAGTCGTTCTGGCGTCTGGAGATAAGCCACGGTGGCACCGTAAAACATGTGACTGGCAATGTGCTTTATATGTGCGCCGGGTATTACAGTTACAAGCAGGGATACACGCCGGATTTCCCGGGTCGTGAGCGCTTCAAAGGCGACGTGATTCATCCACAGGCATGGCCAGAGAACTATGATTACCAGGATAAGAAGGTGGTTGTGATTGGGTCAGGGGCCACGGCTATTACTTTAGTTCCCGCAATGGCCGATAAGGCTAGCCATGTGACCATGCTTCAGCGTTCGCCTACTTATATCATCAGTTGGCCGGCTAAAGACTTCGTCGCAAACTTCCTTCGAACCATTTTGCCGATCAAGGTGGCGTACGCCATCACCCGTTGGAAGAATATTCTTCGTCAGCAGTATCTGTATTGGCTCTCTCGTAATAAACCGGATGTTTTAAAGGGATTCTTGCTTTGGAACGCACGCCGGCGCCTCGGTAAAGATTTCGATATCGAGAAGCATTTTACGCCCACCTACGATGTGTGGGACCAGAGGTTGTGCTTGGTTCCGGATGGTGACTTTTTTGATGCGCTTAAAGAAGCAAAAGCTTCCGTGGTTACAGACCATATTGAATCATTTACGGAGGAGGGTATAGCCCTTCAATCGGGTGAGGCATTAGAAGCGGATACCATTATTACAGCAACGGGGTTGAAGCTCGTCATGTATGGCGAGGTTGAGTTTTCTGTAGATGGTAAGCCCGTGGATTTCTCGAAAACCTGGTCCTACAAGGGTGTGAGTTGTTCGGGGGTGCCTAATTTCTTTGCCTGCTTTGGTTATGTGAATGCCTCTTGGACGCTACGCGCCGACTTGATGTCTCGGTATGTATGTAGAGTTGTGAATCACATGCATTCAACGGGAAATCTGCAGTGCACTCCCACTCTTCAGGCTGGTGATGAGAGTATGCGTAGGCAACCGTGGATCAGTGGATTTACCCCGGGTTATATCAACCGGGTCGGCCACATCTTCCCAAAGCAAGGGGATAAGAAACCTTGGGTTAATGCTCAGGTCTACAACCTCGATGTAGAGCTCTTGGAAAAAGAGCCGGTTGATGACGGGACCATGATTTTTTCAAGTCCTGCGGCCTCGCTGGGCCCTGGGCCTGTCTTGTAATTCCATGGTAGGTAGGCGACACTCAATCTTGATAGTT
The DNA window shown above is from Deltaproteobacteria bacterium and carries:
- a CDS encoding NAD(P)/FAD-dependent oxidoreductase — translated: MTSEEHYDVVIVGAGLSGIGAAVHLKKNCPDRSFTILEGRSNPGGTWDLFRYPGVRSDSDMHTLGYHFKPWRASKSIADGKAILEYIKETATEYNLNQHVKYDHKVLKAKWSSAESFWRLEISHGGTVKHVTGNVLYMCAGYYSYKQGYTPDFPGRERFKGDVIHPQAWPENYDYQDKKVVVIGSGATAITLVPAMADKASHVTMLQRSPTYIISWPAKDFVANFLRTILPIKVAYAITRWKNILRQQYLYWLSRNKPDVLKGFLLWNARRRLGKDFDIEKHFTPTYDVWDQRLCLVPDGDFFDALKEAKASVVTDHIESFTEEGIALQSGEALEADTIITATGLKLVMYGEVEFSVDGKPVDFSKTWSYKGVSCSGVPNFFACFGYVNASWTLRADLMSRYVCRVVNHMHSTGNLQCTPTLQAGDESMRRQPWISGFTPGYINRVGHIFPKQGDKKPWVNAQVYNLDVELLEKEPVDDGTMIFSSPAASLGPGPVL